Proteins encoded in a region of the Pelmatolapia mariae isolate MD_Pm_ZW linkage group LG6, Pm_UMD_F_2, whole genome shotgun sequence genome:
- the dctpp1 gene encoding glutamyl-tRNA(Gln) amidotransferase subunit B, mitochondrial, protein MMATNGKDACGVKEEAHTAAVNGDGAEASPQSKRPQRFTFSSEPSIEDIRRMQADFTDERDWNQFHQPRNLLLAMVGEVGEVAELFQWKGEVAEGLPDWTETEREQLAHELSDVLIYLVELAEKCRVDLPQAVLRKMALNRQKYPASKVQGSAKKYTEYKD, encoded by the coding sequence atgatGGCAACAAACGGAAAAGACGCGTGTGGGGTCAAAGAAGAGGCGCACACAGCTGCGGTAAACGGAGATGGTGCAGAGGCGTCGCCGCAGTCGAAGCGGCCGCAGAGGTTCACCTTCAGCTCCGAGCCCTCCATCGAGGATATTCGGCGCATGCAGGCCGATTTCACAGACGAGCGGGACTGGAACCAGTTTCACCAGCCCCGCAACCTTCTGCTGGCCATGGTCGGGGAGGTGGGCGAGGTGGCAGAGCTCTTCCAGTGGAAGGGAGAGGTAGCCGAGGGCCTGCCGGACTGGACCGAGACAGAGCGGGAGCAGCTGGCGCACGAGCTCAGCGACGTGTTGATCTACCTCGTGGAGCTGGCCGAGAAGTGTCGCGTGGACCTCCCGCAAGCGGTGCTCCGTAAAATGGCTCTAAACCGTCAGAAATACCCCGCCAGCAAAGTGCAGGGGTCGGCCAAGAAGTACACGGAGTATAAAGActga